ATCAgttaaagtgaaaagctgtgtgtttgtaagaaacaaatccatcattattACATTTGAACTTTAAACCGATGCTTCTGACTaaaataccagtccataatccataataattctttctccagtgaaaaagtcattgaAAATCAaagaatcaggagagaaatatgcacaggtcaagcactgtttacaagctaAAACAggccaaaacagttctaaacgaATATGTGgttggattttgatgtgaggacaacaggggatggacatttggtgagcaagtgatgtaatgcctaatttctccaaatctgtttagaagaaacaaattcatctacatcttggatggcctgagggtgagtaaaatttcagcacattttcatttttgagtgaccTATTcctttattattgtattatttcagttagcaAACATGTTTTAATCTCTGGATTATGTGTTTAAAGAGTGTTGCATCACTGGATTTTGGCATCTAGTGAGTGTGGTAACTTATGGGAATCTTATAAATAATTGAACTTTTCAAGAAGTAGCATAACTCTACAGTCAAGAATCCTTTTGCCTCAAAGCACTAACTGAAAACCTTCTGATTTTTAGCCAGAAGCGTATATTCCTTCCTCACTGATGCCCTATGGCTGTAAATATCTTCCTCTTTCACTAGACTGATCGATTGCAGCCTCTCTAGTCAGGTTGTGAGAATCCTTGAAGTAGCATAGGGCACGATTAATCCTGTGCATCCAGCACACCACTTCCTTTTCCACGGTCTCTGCTTTACATCATAGCTGTAGCCATAGATAACCTTTTATAAAGTAGCTGCAGAAATGCACTTCAGTCTACATTCACCTCTTTTTTACACAGAAAATGTGAACTATTGCCAATTTAGATGGTTGTTTAAAGTAGTACTTCCAGTTGTAAAATTCACAGAAATGTAATGTGACATGCTAGCTCAGAAAAACaggcataaatatatattttaagaagagagattttgtgaAGATGtgtactttatttttgtaacaaaGTTCGGAAGAAGGAAGGAAGAAGTCGGAGTCGGCGTAACTGAGGCTCGGGAAAATTTATTACGtgttcacaaaaataaatgttgtgcaCTCCGGCACTTTCAAATCATATAAGTTCACAGCACTTTGGTGAGTCTCTGCTCAGTCATGGTCCTTTCCCTCCCGAGTCCTCAGTCTGGTCCCTCTCTGCCACCGTCTGTCCTACGGTGGCTTTTGAATCTCTCCACGCCAATCACTAGAACGAGACACAGGTGAATGTCATCTTGTacttgacccacttactcaccgctcgttctccagtctctctctcccgctgcagatCCTGCTAACCACGCCCCCCTCGCCACATACCCCCACCGCCCGACTCAGGCCGGGAAGCCCTCCGGCCTGCAGAGGAAGTCCGCTACAGCCATCTGAGCCCCCGGCCTGTGGATCACCTTGAACTTAAAGGGCTGGAGGGCCAGATACCAACGGGTGATCCGCGCATTGGTATCTTTCATGCGGTGGAGCCACTGCAGGGGTGCGTGGTCCGAACAGAGAGTGAACTCCCGTCCCAGGAGATAATAGCGGAGGGTGAGAACAGCCCACCGGATCGCTAAACACTCCTTCTCAATGGTGCTGTACATCGTCTCTCTCTTAGAGAGCTTGCGACTGATGTACAGCACCGGCCGTTCTTCACCCTCTACCTCCTGGGCCAGGACGGCCCCAAGCCCCCTGTCCGACGCATCTGTCTGCAGCAAGAAGGGGAGAGAAAAGTCAGGAGAGTGCAGAAGCGGCCCGCCACACAGAGCAGCCTTTACCTGGGTGAAAGCCTGCTGGCACAGCTCCGTCCACTGGACCGGATCTGGCGCTCCTTTTAGTGAGGTCAGTCAGCGGGCTGGTGAGGTCCGAATAATTAGGTACAAACCTTCTGTAATATCCCGCCAGCCCCAGGAACTGCCTCACCTCCTTTTTGGTCTTGGGTCTCGGGCAGGTCGCAACCGCTGCGGTCTTATTAATTTGGGGACGCACCTGCCCGTGGCCCAAGTGGAAGCCCAGATACCTGACCTCCACACGCCCAACCGCACACTTCTTCGGGTTAGCCGTCAGTCCGGCCCCCCTCAGCGCACTCAGTACGGCTCGCAAATGCCCCATATGCCGCTGCCAGTCGTTACTATAGATGATAATGTCATCCAGATATGCAGCGGCATATGCTGCATGCGCCGCAGAATTTTATCCATGAGGCGCTGAAGCGTGGCGGCGCCCGAATAACCCGAACGGAAGCGTAACGAATTGGTGTAATCCGAACGGCGTTGTGAAGGCTGTCTTTTCTTTGAATAAAGGTGATAAGGGGATCTGCCAATATCCTTTAGTTAAATCCAGTGTCGAATAAAATCGAGCTGTACCTAGCCGATCAAGCAGTTCGTCGATTCGCGGCATTGGATATGCGTCGAACTTCGACACAGCATTCACCTTGCGATAGTCCACACAGAACCGTACAGAGCCGTCCGTTTTAGGTACCAAAACTATCGGGCTTGCCCAATCGCTGTGGGACTCCTCTATTACTCCCATCTCTAGCATTGCCTCTAATTCTGCCTGAACtaccttttttttgtgttccGGTAAACGATATGGCCGGCTGCGAACCACCACCCCCGGCTCGGTCTCTATGTGGTGCTGTATGAGGTTGGTTCGCCCCGGCAGGGCCGAGAACACATCCGCAAACGCGGCTTGTAGCTTAGCTACATCAGTGAGCTGCGAGGGCGAGAGGTGGTCACCGCCAGGGGCCAGAGCTAGAGATTGTGGCTTGGTGCTTACCTCTGGCCCAAGATCCTCCTCTCCGCTCACTGCCGTCGCTAGCAACACTGACTCCGCCTCACTCCATTTTTTGAGGAGGTTGAGGTGATAAATCTGGTGTGCTCCGTTCCTGTCGGTACGAATTACCTCATAATTAAGATCCCCAATTCGCCGTGTGACCTCAAAGGGTCCTTGCCACTTGGCGAGTAATTTAGAGCTAGACGTAGGAAGCAATACAAGTACTTTTTCTCCCGGTGCAAATTTACGTAGCCTGGTCCCCTGGTTGTACAGCCGGCTTTGCCGGTCCTGGGCCTGTAACAAATTCTCCCTGGACAGCCGCCCCAAAGTGTGGAGTTTTGTTCGCAGGTCCAGCACATATTGAATTTCACTTCGGCTATCAGAAGGCCCGTCCTCCCAAGTTTCTTTCAGGACGTCCAGCACCCCGCGGGGCTGACGCCCATAAAGAAGCTCGAAGGGGGAAAACCCCGTGGAGGCTTGCGGGACCTCCCGCACGGCGAACAAGAGGGGTTCCAGCCACCTGTCCCAATTTTTGGCGTCTTCATGGACGAACTTCCGAATCATGGTTTTTAATGTGCGGTTAAATCGTTCCACCAGTCCGTCCGTTTGTGGGTGATAGACGCTGGTGCGAATCGATTTACTGCCCAACAATTCGTACAGTTCGCGTAACGTACGTGACATAAACGCCGTGCCTTGATCAGTGAGAATCTCTTTCGGGATTCCCACTCGGGAGATTAAAGAAAACAGTGCGTTCGCCACACTTTTCGCTGAAATGTTGCGAAGCGCCACTGCTTCAGGGTATCGGGTTGCATAGTCCACCAAAACTAATGCAAAGCGATGCCCGCGTGCTGATCGTTCCAATGGCCCGATGAGGTCCATACCAATTCTCTCGAAGGGGACCTGCATTAGAGGAAGAGGGCGCAAAGGCGCTTTTGGGGAGGCCGGTGGATTCACCAACTGACATTCACGACAAGCCGCGCACCACCTGCGCACATTCTCGTGAATGCCCGGCCAAAAAAACCGGGCCATGAGACGATTTAGTGTTGCTGCCTGCCCTAAATGACCCGCCATCGGATTACAATGAGCCGCCTGGAATAGCATTTCCCGGCGGCTTTTAGGTACTAACAACTGGGTTGTAACCTGCTTTGACTGAGTGTCTTGTGTCACTCGGTACAACCGATCctttaaaacagcaaaatagGGATAGGAGAGTGGGCGGGCAGGTTGGAGCTGCTGACCGTCGATGGTCTGGACTCGTTCAAATGCCCATTTTAGGGACTCATCCTGGGACTGTTCCAGGGGAAAATCATCGCGTTCAGAGAGGATTAGCCTCTCATTCGCGCTCCGTTCCCCCGGCTCAGTATCCCGCAGCCCCGGCTCAGCCTCTCCCACCTGCGCGTCCACTCCATTCTCCAGCTTCCTCTCTCCACAAGAGACATCCGCACCTAAACATCCCAATACTTGACTAAAAGCTGGccaatttgtccccaaaatcaGCGGATGTCGGAGGTGCGGGTTAACTGCCACCTCCACACTATGCTTTTGTCCCGAAATTGAATGAGTGCGGACATTAGAGGGTACTTCACCACATCCCTGCACGCACCGAACCGAAACCACGCGGCTTTTATCCAATGCCTCGAGCGAACCAGACTTTGGTGGATCGAGGTCTGGTTACAACCGAATCCACCAAAGCGAGGTAAGTACCCCCCTTAATACTCACAGGTATTTGGTACAGGCCAGCTTGATCGGGGGCAGCCTGTGGGCTGTCCGGGACCCGGATCAGTGCCCCCACCTCCATCACTGGGCACCGGTCCATGAAGTGCCCTGGGTCCCCGCACCGCCAACAGGCCGGCCCAGGCCTCCCCGCCGCCCTAGTGGCGGGAAGTGGGTCAAGAGATTGAcgtggagagtggaggaaaagGTACTGCTGTGGTCCCCGTGCTGGCTAGCCCCGCCCCCCTGGGCAGGGCCCTTGTGCCAGCGACAGCCTCTGGAGGCGGCCCACCCCTTCCCCGGGGTGGGACCCGAAGAGGAACGCCCGGACGGGACCTGGGAAGAGGGACAGGTCGAGGGGAAACAAtaggggaagagagagagagagagacagctggCAGGGTTTCGCCGACTCCTGGGCACGCCACCATCTGGTCCTCCGCCAATTGGATGGCCAGGTCCAGCGACGTCGGGCGGTGGCACTGGACCCACTCTGCCGTCTTTCTCGGCAGACGGCCGATGAACTGCTCCAGCACCACTCGGTCGAGGATCTGCTCGACGTCGCCTCCCCCGGCCAACAGCCATCTGCGGCAAGCGTCCCGGAGCTGTTGAGCGAGCACGAAGGGCCGGCCACTATCGCCCAGCTCCAGTGACCGAAACCGCTGGCGATGTTGTTCTGGGCTCCGGCCGACCCGCTGGAGGATGGCTCGCTTGAGGTCGGTGAAGACCAGGAGGTTTTGGACGGGCAATTGTTGGGCCGCCACCTGGGCCTCCCCCGACAGCAGAGGTATGAGTCGCACCGGCCATTGGTCTTGTGGCCACCCACATGCCTCGGCCGACTTCTCGAACAAATCGAGGAAAGCTTCTGGGTCGTCCTGTGGCCCCATTTTATTTAGGGGCAGGTGAGAGGGGCCGGCGGCGCTTCTCGAGGTCGGCCCCCCTGCCCGTCCCTCCTGGTCCATCCAGCTCCGGAACAGCTCGCGGTCCTCCTGCTGGGCCTGCAACAGGGAGCGGAAACGGCGTTCTTGATCGTCCCGCATCTCCAGCAGCGCCTGATGGTGTTCTTGGTGGAGGCCCGCGAGCGATTGGATGACTTCCGCAAACGGCGAGCTTGGCGGGGACTGCATGATGGCGGTGGCCGGGCTTCTTCCTTCCCGGGTTTCGGCACCAGTGTAACAAAGTTCGGAAGAAGGAAGGAAGAAGTCGGAGTCGGCGTAACTGAGGCTCGGGAAAATTTATTACGtgttcacaaaaataaatgttgtgcaCTCCGGCACTTTCAAATCATATAAGTTCACAGCACTTTGGTGAGTCTCTGCTCAGTCATGGTCCTTTCCCTCCCGAGTCCTCAGTCTGGTCCCTCTCTGCCACCGTCTGTCCTACGGTGGCTTTTGAATCTCTCCACGCCAATCACTAGAACGAGACACAGGTGAATGTCATCTTGTacttgacccacttactcaccgctcgttctccagtctctctctcccgctgcagatCCTGCTAACCACGCCCCCCTCGCCACAATTTTATACACTCAAAATTCTGCATGTTcttagaaatgtattttagtaCATGTACTGTACAATTGTTcagtttcaattcagtttgACCTGcactacaggtgctggtcatataattagaatatcatcaaaaagttgatttatttcactaattccattcaaaaagtgaaacttgtatattatattcattcattacacacagactgatatatttcaaatgtttatttcttttaattttgatgattagagcttacagctcatgaaagtcaaaaatcagtatctcaaaatattagaatattacttaagaccaatacaaagaaaggatttttagaaatcttggccaactgaaaagtatgaaaatgaaaagtatgagcatgtacagcactcaatacttagttggggctccttttgcctgaattactgcagcaatgcggcgtggcatggagtcgatcagtctgtggcactgctcaggtgttatgagagcccaggttgctctgatagtggccttcagctcatctgcattgttgggtctggtgtctctcatcttcctcttgacaataccccatagattctctatggggttcaggtcaggcgagtttgctggccaatcaagcacagtaacactatggtcattgaaccagcttttggtacctttggcagtgtgggcaggtgccaagtcctgctggaaaatgaaatcagcatctccataaagcttgtcaacagaaggaagcatgaagtgctctaaaatttcctggtagatggctgcgttgaccttggacctcagaaaacacagtggaccaacaccagcagatgacatggcagcccaaatcatcactgactgtggaaacttcacactggacttcaagcaacatggattctgtgcctctccactcttccttcagactctgggaccttgatttccaaatgaaatgtaaaatttactttcatctgaaaagaggactttggaccactgagcaacagtccagttctttttctccacagcccaggtaagatgcttctgacgttgtctctggttcagaagtggcttggtagcccttttcctgaagacgtctgagcgtggtgactcttgatgcactgactccagcttcagttctctccttgtgaagctctcccaagtgtttgaatcagctttgcttgacagtattctcaagcttgcggtcatccctgttgcttgtgcaccttttcctacacaaattcttccttccagtcaactttgcatttaacatgctttgatacagcactctgtaaacagccacacctttcagtaatgaccctctgtgacttaccctctttgtggagggcgtcaatgttcgtcttctggatcattgccaagtcagtattcttccccattattgtggtttcaaagaacaagagatacccagaatttatactgtagggatggtcatttattcaaactcaaatgtaaatattctaatattttgagatactgatttttgactttcatgagctgtaagctctaatcatcaaaattaaaagaaataaacatttgaaatatattagtctgtgtgtaatgaatgaatataatatacaagtttcactttttgaatggaattagtgaaataaatcaactttttgatgatattctaattatatgaccagcacctgcaTTTTTCCTCTGATGTTGGTCTCAGATGTTGCTTTGAATAGGAGACCTCTTGCCAGATTgaaccaaatatttttttttatgaaaaatgaatgctttttttcttgCTTATCACTCAATTTTCCCCCAATTCTTTTCATTCGGTGATGGCTTTCACATGATTTCTCCTTTCTGACTGACTTTATGTGGTTTAGtgctaattaattttttttttacattttcattgtgTGTGTCATAGGTGAGGCTAACGTTGGTGTTGATGAGGCTTTCGATGAGAAAGGGTGTCATTGTGACATGTCAGCAGAGGACCTGCCGCCCGCGCTGAAGACCGTCATCAGAGCAGTGAGGTAAGAGTAGCGATTCTTCACTTCAGTTCACTTCTCTCAATGCTGCAGTATTTCagacattacatttaaagttcaGCATTTGATGAGCTATCAGTGATAACCGATATAAATTCATTAAAGGTTTCAGCacatagaattttttttgtggCACAAACAACGCAAACGTTTGAGCCAGTGTTACTTTGTCGGACTGGTGTCTGTACAATATGTCACAAAACAAGTTGAACAAACTCAAGGTTATATaattggttttagttttaaaccCAAACACACATAACTTGGCTAAGCATACCACAGTGTTCTTTATAATTTTATCAGGGTTTGATCCTAAGTTTGTGATTAGTCCAGAAGTGTCTGCacacaaaagtattttgaagcAAACATCACTagctcaccaatggattctctgtagttaatgggtgccgtcagaatcaaagtccaaacagcttataaaaacatcacagtaatacAGAAGTCATtaacacaactccagtccatcagttaagtgaagtgaaaagctgtgtacttgtaagaaacaaattcatcaagaTGTTTTCAACTCTAAACTGTTGCTTTGgtcaaaatacaagtccataatgcATAATAACACATCCTCCTGTGAAAAAGTTCTTTCTCTGTTGTCCTCTAACATCAAAATCCCccaaatatttgtttataacttttttgGCTTATAAAAATGTGCTTGATCTTTGCATATTTctctggaggaagcgttattatgaatAATGGATGGAGGCACAGTTTTAACAGCAAGTTAAAATAGTAATGATGGattactattcctttaatgttgcCTGATTTTGCCACTGATTCTGACAAAGTAAGTGACTTGCCTCACCAGAATAAGGCTCAATACACCAAAATACTTAACTGCAGTCtgaaatacaataatacaatGTTTCAAAGCAACAGAGCTTTAAACCTAACTACCTACTCACCTGTCTGGTACATAATATCCATTATTAGCCCAaattaaactcaaaattgcCTTGCTTGCTTCTTAAACCTGCTTTGTGGCCTCAAGCAAAGAGTGCAATGTTTGACAGCACCGCAAATTGTAGTGTTTACAATTTTCTGAGAAATGAAACTACAAAAGGTTTACTTAAACTCTATAGCAGGGATGGGCAACttcagtcctggagggccactgtcctgcagagtttagctccaaccctaatcaaacacacctgaaccatctaatcaaggtcttcaagatcactagaaagctacaggcaggtgtgtttgattagggttggagctaaaatgcaaaaatatgcaCATCACCCTTAATGAAAACGGCACTGTCTGCTTGtcagtctttttttaattattctcaCAGCCACTGTGAGCATGAGATGAATCAGTGTCTCATTATCTCATTTCACTAATTTCACTATCACGAAAGAATACTGTCATACTGTTCACACTTCACACACATCAACCAcgctcttttctttttgttttgtctagTATGTGTGGGTCAGTGGAAAGCTGAGTGCTAGATTGACAGTATGTGATCATCTTTTCCAGCCTCTCACTTTCGCTTTTATTATGAGGAATGAAAAATGAACTCAGTCTTCTTTAGGCTGTCCTGCTTCACTGAATATTCCAGGCTGTAGGCGAAATGCTGTGGTAACCCTGTAGCTTTCAGCTGGGGTCTGGTTGGactctgttgtgtgtgtgtgacgccAAGCTCAGACTTTCTCAGGGTGTTGGATTTGTCTATGTTGTCATTTGATCACCTTTCAGTATTGCTGTGGTTATTCTGAGTCACCCCAAATGTAAACTGCAAATAATTTGATTTGTAATACATTGGgtcaagatttgtttttttgttgttgttccatAAATCTAGTTGAAAATCATCAGTTAGTTCACTGTCCTTTATGTTATCATTCATACTGTATTTTGCTCGAAAGAACAAGACACATTCGCACTTTAAATATTAGTGCTCACATATCTGTTTTGGGCTTCATAAGACTTCAAAGGAAGAATAACATTAGCATATGCTTTTGCAGGATCATGAAATTCCATGTGGCGAAGAAGAAGTTTAAGGAAACTCTGCGCCCATATGATGTAAAGGATGTAATAGAGCAATATTCAGCCGGTCATCTGGACATGCTTTGCCGAATTAAAAGTCTGCAAACCAGGTAGGACAACCCAACTACTGTTTCTCCACCATATGCaaaagatacttttttttcccacaaaatgcattaaattgtcaaaagtgacagtaaatacatttataatggtaGAAAAATTTCcgtttctattcatcaaagagtccTAAAAAAAAGTGTGATCGTTTACACAAAATGTcttttgaaaattcagctttgccataatAGGAATAAATTTGCCTATATTTTAAGAAAGACTGTTGTAGCAGTATTTTACAATCTCACTGTTTATTCTGTagttttgagcaaataaatgcagccttggtgagcagaagagacaccAACCCCAAAATGTTGATTTATAGCATACACACATGTAAACTTTAGTACGTGAAACTTCTGATGAACTGAAACAAGTGGACTGTAAGAAAGCACTTTGCTGTTAATGACCACAAAGAACAAATGTCCACTAGGACGGCGAATGGATCAATGGATGATAACTAATTATCGTTTGTTCTTAAGCTTAAgctgtaaatactgtatgtgtaaatACATATGCAATATAAGCTAGAGGAGAACTGGACAACAGActtgagcctggtttctcctgaattttttgtcttcatttgtgaCACCTGATGAAGTttgggttccttgccactgtcacCTTCTTGTTTGCTTAGCTGGGGTCTGAAAGACACTTAGCTTTCAGAAATGTATCAATACAAAGAACCTTcaacacctttatttttaagagtgcgcCTTGCTACATATGGGGAGCATGTCAGATGTGTAGAATGTCTAATTACTCAGTATTCATGATCAGTTAGAATATTCGGAAGACATATTGACGCATATGCTGAGATTCTGAAGTATGTAATAAGTGGACACTTTGCTGTCTCATGCAAAGTATCTCTTTTCAagccatttttctttttaatctgtatctgttttatattattattttatcactGAAGCCTATGGAGTCAAATGATCCAGGTTTATAATGAAGTGAGACCAGTGCCACCATGTGACCAAAACAGAACATCACCGTTCCTGACTTTCTTCATAGCCTAAACCAACAACAAATGAACATGAAATCTATATAATTTTGAATTCAACACATTTCAGCGTAcaagaaaaatttaaatcttgAATCTGGTTTGCTAATAGTAGCCATTCCTTAAAGTGTCATTATAGTTTCTCTCAATTCTCTGTCTGCTCATTTGGGATGTGAAtctttattccttttcacaaaTTTCATTCCTGTCTTTTTGCCAACATCTGTCTCTCACTTTTAGGGTGGATCAGATTCTTGGTAGGGGCCAGATGCCTATGGATAAGAAGGTCAGAGAAAAGCTGTTGTCTGACGGAGACATTCTGGAAGACGTGAGCATGCTGGGAAGGGTGTGTAAGGTAGAAAGACAGGTGAGTTTAGAGACACTCGGTTAAACTGTGTTTTACATACTCGCATGTCCCATATGTAACACTGAATCAACTCATCTCATATTTCATTGAATCACTGAATGCTGCACTGGTTTTGGTTGTTTCTTCAACTATGGGCAGTTTTAGCGCTGTGgacatttagaaaataaagtcagtTAAAACACACTTTTCTTACTCCCACTAGATTATGGACCAGCTATGgacatgaattgtttttttttgttttgttttttttaagttatgcAAATTTCCACCAGAGTGTCATGTCTGTTTCTAAAGATGAATTGTGTTTAATAACATTGTGGAGTGAAATTGATGGTGGTGGATTTGTTTAAcactattgaaataaaaatggccAAGGATAAGGCTATTTCCATAGCTTGTATCCTAAATACACACgaatatattaaatttttacGTGTTTGAATGGAaaatacacacaatataatATCCTGTTCTGAAATGATATTAACcttgagttttatttttttttctaaggtcTTTGTCTCATGCTTCAGTGTTTATAAATTATCATATTAAACATAATACTAAACCAATGGGCCTTAGCAAATTctaatctaaattaaaatgcaaaaaaatacacaaaatcaaGATCTTTCTTTTCcctttaactgtttttattaaagaaCTACTGAATTAAACATAACCTACGTATTCTAACAAACAGTATTTCTATGTTCCTTCTCTATAGGTACAGTCTATTGAAGCTAAGCTGGACTCCTTGCTGGACATCTACCGGCAGGTTCTGCAGAAGGGTTCTTCCTCTGCCTTCACTCTCTCCCCTCTTCCTCCTTTTGGGCTGGAGGAGACTTCAGACTATCCGAGCACCATCCTCAATAAGGATCTCTCTTGCTCCTCCCAGGTCAGCCAGTCCATCTGTGGTAATCACCCCAGAGCCCTCCAACTAATATTAGCCCCCAACGAACTCAACCTCAACCAGAACAACTCCACAACATCATCTCCTGGGCTCAATCCGGCCTCTGCCTCACCTTTTAACCCATCAACCTTCCAAATTCCTTCAACCCCATCCATGGAATATCCACAAGGGAGTCCTTCTCAAATCCTCAGCGCCaacagttttcactcttctGTAGGCCACTTTCCATGTGTCGGTCAACCACCTCCACCTCTTCCATCCCCAGCCTCTTCAAAGCTTCAACTTTCTTCTGTTCCTCCACAAGCAGGCCATGTTCGCAGCATGGGACCCTCTAGGTCTGACCCCACCGACTACTCCAAATCCTGCTTCAGAGGAGTCGGGATGGACTTTGGGCTTAACTCTAGTATTAGCTGCAAGcttcaacaaaaaaacagaccCAGTGCTAAAGAGGACAGTTCTTGGAGGAGACATATAAGCATGGATGCAGAGATGGACCCTCTTGCTCCAGTCTCTCCTCTTGCCCCGATTCAAGGCCAAGGCAGCGGGGACAGAGGACTAGGGAAGTCCCTCTCTGTACAGGACCTCATGCAGCCTGTTCTGGAAGGTCTCGGTGTGGACACGCATTCTAGTCAGGCTAGTTTCTCCACCAGCGTTAGCAGCAGCCAGGACTCTTCAGCTGGGGGCATTGAGATGGGAGTACGGGGCTGGGGAGAAGCTGATCTCTTCATCAGCGATAGAGACCTTGAGAGCTCAACTAAGACACATACTCAAGGGTTCAACTTTCTCTCCCAACCCCCCATTGATGCATCCTACTCCTCCGAGCTGCTTAGGACAAGTAATACAGCTGGTGCTAGTCACAACCTAGCAAGTGGACATACGCCCAATACGGGCAGCAATGAGACTATGAACATGCCACATGTTCGACTAAAATAA
The genomic region above belongs to Onychostoma macrolepis isolate SWU-2019 chromosome 01, ASM1243209v1, whole genome shotgun sequence and contains:
- the kcnq5b gene encoding LOW QUALITY PROTEIN: potassium voltage-gated channel subfamily KQT member 5 (The sequence of the model RefSeq protein was modified relative to this genomic sequence to represent the inferred CDS: inserted 1 base in 1 codon), whose translation is MPRNHSGDEAGSGLWMNSSPGHHAESYGXDNVECGNRMKNNCSRPGDGLLSASHAGTGASATERERGKQGARLSLLGKPLVYGAQSGRRNARYRRIQNYLYNVLERPRSWAFIYHAFVFVLVFGCLVLSVFSTIPDHQDMASQSLLILEFVMIVVFGLEYIIRIWSAGCCCRYRGWQGRLRFARKPFCVIDIIVLIASVAVVSAGSQSNIFATSALRSLRFLQILRMVRMDRRGGTWKLLGSVVYAHSKELVTAWYIGFLVLIFSSFLVYLVEKEFNKDFATYADALWWGTITLTTIGYGDKTPKTWTGRMLSAGFALLGISFFTLPAGILGSGFALKVQEQHRQKHFEKRRHPAACLIQCVWRSYAADENSVSVATWKPHLKALHTCSPTKKDQGESSTSQKLSFKDRVRMASPRGQSIKSRQTSVTDRRSPGAEISTDGSSPAKVQKSWSFNDRTRFRPSLRLKSQSRSTPEGEANVGVDEAFDEKGCHCDMSAEDLPPALKTVIRAVRIMKFHVAKKKFKETLRPYDVKDVIEQYSAGHLDMLCRIKSLQTRVDQILGRGQMPMDKKVREKLLSDGDILEDVSMLGRVCKVERQVQSIEAKLDSLLDIYRQVLQKGSSSAFTLSPLPPFGLEETSDYPSTILNKDLSCSSQVSQSICGNHPRALQLILAPNELNLNQNNSTTSSPGLNPASASPFNPSTFQIPSTPSMEYPQGSPSQILSANSFHSSVGHFPCVGQPPPPLPSPASSKLQLSSVPPQAGHVRSMGPSRSDPTDYSKSCFRGVGMDFGLNSSISCKLQQKNRPSAKEDSSWRRHISMDAEMDPLAPVSPLAPIQGQGSGDRGLGKSLSVQDLMQPVLEGLGVDTHSSQASFSTSVSSSQDSSAGGIEMGVRGWGEADLFISDRDLESSTKTHTQGFNFLSQPPIDASYSSELLRTSNTAGASHNLASGHTPNTGSNETMNMPHVRLK